A single genomic interval of Lathyrus oleraceus cultivar Zhongwan6 chromosome 7, CAAS_Psat_ZW6_1.0, whole genome shotgun sequence harbors:
- the LOC127105496 gene encoding F-box/LRR-repeat protein At4g29420, with product MENLPSPLVVEILTRLKDSSDLARCRAVSTTLNQASNEVRSLTLHCSMSRYLKSRSPETKHLVTPFKTVLKNLVHRSRDFESVSIGVDRSLGGISFDDVEDESDDLHLTEFNFILDWLPCLSRSIKSLSVSDFWVQSCWRRSKALSLISSTCYGLVQLVIRNAWLAVDGLCLMPTLTNLTLEFVRLDDEDLNMINTCFPNLTQLNLIGVGGFKEPSINLSRLQICQWSVSNAPLSLTICAPSLVDFHLKCIKPKLIFLDAPSLSNFNLSLENTDELVLKNCGNIQCLQLEVECLSLGFILSMFRRYHCIVVERLNLDFVRRTQIVIGVEVDQVEFGFDILLNYFPNIRYLSLGSGAWHAMESSFRSGSFENATGMKTLKELIAHIVVLEIEFTLAFIFSILDKCTQLGDISMLIHSDVDPCVAGNLISTCRSKFPGVRWRWGIWKEGIKDTWVSDGI from the exons ATGGAAAACCTCCCGTCTCCGCTGGTGGTAGAAATCCTAACCCGCCTGAAAGACTCCTCCGATCTAGCACGATGCAGAGCCGTTTCAACCACGTTAAACCAAGCCTCCAACGAAGTCCGCTCGTTAACCCTACACTGTTCCATGTCTCGTTACCTCAAATCCCGATCACCGGAAACCAAGCACCTCGTCACGCCTTTCAAGACGGTTTTGAAGAACCTCGTTCACCGATCCCGGGATTTCGAGTCTGTGTCTATCGGCGTTGATCGATCGCTCGGTGGTATCTCGTTTGATGATGTTGAAGATGAGTCTGATGATCTTCACCTCACCGAGTTCAATTTCATTCTTGATTGGCTTCCGTGTCTTTCTCGGTCTATCAAGTCGCTGTCGGTTTCTGATTTCTGGGTTCAATCTTGTTGGAGACGATCCAAAGCGTTATCCCTCATTTCTTCCACTT GTTATGGTCTGGTGCAATTGGTGATTAGGAATGCTTGGTTAGCTGTGGATGGTTTGTGTTTGATGCCCACATTGACCAATCTGACTCTTGAGTTTGTAAGATTGGATGACGAGGACTTGAACATGATCAATACTTGTTTCCCTAATCTTACGCAACTTAATCTTATTGGAGTTGGGGGATTTAAAGAGCCCTCGATTAATCTCTCGCGTCTTCAGATTTGTCAATGGTCAGTTTCCAATGCTCCTCTTTCTTTGACTATATGTGCACCGAGTCTTGTTGATTTCCATCTCAAGTGTATCAAGCCTAAGTTGATTTTCCTCGACGCACCTTCCTTGTCCAATTTCAATCTCTCTCTTGAGAATACGGATGAGTTAGTATTGAAAAATTGTGGTAACATACAATGCCTTCAGCTTGAGGTGGAATGCCTCTCTCTTGGTTTCATTTTAAGCATGTTTCGCCGCTACCATTGCATAGTGGTAGAGAGACTTAACTTAGATTTTGTGAGAAGAACACAGATAGTTATAGGGGTTGAAGTTGATCAAGTGGAGTTTGGCTTTGATATATTGTTGAATTATTTCCCAAACATAAGATATCTTAGTTTAGGTTCTGGGGCTTGGCATGCAATGGAGAGTTCTTTCCGAAGTGGAAGTTTTGAAAATGCGACTGGGATGAAAACATTGAAAGAGCTTATTGCACATATTGTGGTACTTGAAATTGAATTTACACTTGCATTTATTTTCTCTATTTTGGATAAATGCACCCAATTGGGAGATATTTCTATGCTCATCCACAGCGATGTTGATCCCTGTGTTGCTGGAAACCTCATCTCCACATGCAGAAGCAAGTTTCCTGGAGTGAGGTGGAGATGGGGAATATGGAAAGAAGGAATCAAGGATACTTGGGTTTCTGATGGCATCTAG